The following coding sequences are from one bacterium window:
- the dnaJ gene encoding molecular chaperone DnaJ, giving the protein MAAKQAKKDFYDVLGVAREADGAEIKKAYRAKAMQHHPDRNPGDKQAEALFKECAEAYEVLCDPEKRELYDRYGVAGLKGTDFRHYQSPEDVFGAFGDIFGDLFGFGRAREAWHRGSDLRYQLDLEFVEAARGVKKTIELERPAICSSCKGSGAESEADIEICATCHGQGQVLRQRGFLTISTACSACRGEGRVVKKVCKACKGRGQVREKKSVEVAVPAGVEEGNVLRLRGEGMPSPTGGQSGDLLIVLRVLDHPVFRRHGLDLVLLLPVSFVQAALGDTVTVPTLDGEEPLRIPPGTQPQALLRLEGLGIKSGRHTGDLIVQVDVKIPTKLSAEQKELLRSFAATEGTSPKEKKWWNL; this is encoded by the coding sequence GTGGCCGCGAAGCAGGCGAAGAAGGATTTCTACGACGTACTCGGGGTGGCGCGCGAGGCGGACGGCGCCGAGATCAAGAAGGCCTACCGCGCCAAGGCGATGCAGCACCACCCCGACCGCAACCCGGGGGACAAGCAGGCGGAGGCGCTGTTTAAGGAGTGCGCGGAGGCCTACGAGGTGCTCTGCGACCCGGAGAAGCGCGAACTCTATGACCGCTACGGCGTGGCGGGCCTCAAGGGGACGGACTTCCGGCACTACCAGTCCCCCGAGGACGTCTTCGGGGCCTTCGGCGACATCTTCGGCGACCTGTTCGGCTTCGGCCGCGCGCGCGAGGCCTGGCACCGCGGCTCCGACCTGCGCTACCAGCTGGACCTGGAGTTCGTCGAGGCCGCCCGCGGCGTCAAGAAGACGATCGAGCTGGAGCGCCCCGCCATCTGCTCCTCCTGCAAGGGCTCGGGCGCCGAGAGCGAGGCGGACATCGAGATCTGCGCGACCTGCCACGGCCAGGGGCAGGTGCTGCGCCAGCGCGGCTTCCTGACGATCAGCACCGCCTGCAGCGCCTGCCGCGGCGAGGGGCGCGTGGTGAAGAAGGTCTGCAAGGCCTGCAAGGGGCGCGGCCAGGTCCGCGAGAAGAAGTCGGTCGAGGTCGCCGTCCCCGCCGGGGTGGAGGAGGGCAACGTCCTGCGCCTGCGCGGGGAGGGGATGCCGAGCCCGACCGGCGGCCAGTCCGGCGACCTGCTCATCGTCCTGCGGGTGCTCGACCACCCCGTCTTCCGCCGGCACGGGCTCGACCTGGTCCTCCTGCTGCCGGTCTCCTTCGTGCAGGCGGCCCTCGGGGACACGGTGACCGTGCCGACGCTCGACGGGGAGGAGCCGCTGCGCATCCCCCCCGGCACGCAGCCGCAGGCGCTGCTGCGGCTCGAGGGGCTGGGGATCAAGTCCGGCCGCCACACCGGCGACCTCATCGTCCAGGTTGACGTCAAGATACCGACGAAGCTCTCCGCCGAGCAGAAGGAGCTGCTGCGCTCGTTCGCCGCGACGGAAGGGACTTCGCCCAAGGAGAAGAAGTGGTGGAACCTCTGA
- a CDS encoding AAA family ATPase: MEPLTTGAMDPKELERELREFLSKRFGGQVQFAGAVPLGVPQAQPDGEGSEQPAPPPATPLPDFDLKPEQLEAYLDQFVVRQDAAKEVLATKVCTHYNRIKLFREHPGESRFAGVGQIKSNILMLGPTGVGKTYLVKLIAKKIGIPFVKGDATKFSETGYVGGDVEDLVRDLVREAGGDVRLAEHGIVYIDEIDKIASSSNAYGPDVSRTGVQRALLKPMEETDVELRVAHDMVSQMEALQDWQRTGKREKKTVSTRNILFILSGAFTGLDEIVKRRLARTAIGFRAAETAPPDASTSWYLHRAAAEDLIAYGFESEFVGRLPVTVVLDPLSEDDLFAILRNPTCPVIQGKKADFKAYGIDVHFEDEALRKLAALAFLQRTGARGLASVVEATLLKFEKKLPSTGIRRLVVTPEMVDDPAGQLARLLANPEDADFAARFERLAAAERAEFGRALEAEASPLRERCRLPLGPELSDLAVRRMATRGTDAAEACRAIEESVAALDRFLAAFREKHGIVLEPDPAAREHLVLLAGAAPAEVEAVCARVFANYGLGLNLLRERTGRDHFTVPVEAVSDPDGHLNRLIRESYAQ, from the coding sequence GTGGAACCTCTGACCACGGGAGCGATGGACCCGAAGGAGCTCGAGCGCGAGCTGCGCGAGTTCCTCAGCAAGCGTTTCGGCGGCCAGGTGCAGTTCGCCGGGGCGGTCCCCCTGGGGGTGCCGCAGGCGCAGCCGGACGGCGAGGGGAGCGAGCAGCCCGCGCCGCCGCCGGCAACGCCGCTGCCGGACTTCGACCTCAAGCCGGAGCAGCTCGAGGCCTACCTCGACCAGTTCGTCGTGCGCCAGGACGCCGCCAAGGAGGTCCTGGCGACCAAGGTCTGCACGCACTACAACCGCATCAAGCTCTTCCGCGAGCACCCGGGCGAGAGCCGCTTCGCGGGCGTCGGGCAGATCAAGAGCAACATCCTGATGCTCGGGCCGACCGGCGTCGGCAAGACCTACCTGGTCAAGCTCATCGCGAAGAAGATCGGCATCCCCTTCGTCAAGGGCGACGCCACGAAGTTCTCCGAGACCGGCTACGTCGGCGGCGACGTCGAGGACCTCGTGCGGGACCTGGTGCGCGAGGCCGGCGGCGACGTGCGCCTGGCCGAGCACGGCATCGTCTACATCGACGAGATCGACAAGATCGCCTCCTCGTCCAACGCCTACGGCCCGGACGTCTCGCGCACCGGCGTGCAGCGCGCGCTGCTCAAGCCGATGGAGGAGACGGACGTCGAGCTGCGCGTGGCGCACGACATGGTCTCGCAGATGGAGGCGCTCCAGGACTGGCAGCGCACCGGCAAGCGCGAGAAGAAGACCGTGAGCACGCGCAACATCCTCTTCATCCTCAGCGGGGCGTTCACCGGCCTCGACGAGATCGTCAAGCGCCGGCTGGCGCGCACGGCGATCGGCTTCCGCGCCGCCGAGACCGCCCCGCCCGACGCCTCGACCTCGTGGTACCTGCACCGCGCCGCCGCCGAGGACCTCATCGCCTACGGCTTCGAGTCCGAGTTCGTCGGGCGCCTGCCGGTGACCGTCGTGCTCGACCCGCTCTCCGAGGACGACCTCTTCGCGATCCTGCGCAACCCGACCTGCCCGGTCATCCAGGGGAAGAAGGCGGACTTCAAGGCCTACGGGATCGACGTGCACTTCGAGGACGAGGCGCTGCGCAAGCTCGCGGCGCTGGCATTTCTCCAGCGCACCGGCGCGCGCGGGCTCGCGAGCGTCGTCGAGGCCACGCTGCTGAAGTTCGAGAAGAAGCTCCCCTCGACCGGCATCCGGCGGCTCGTCGTGACCCCCGAGATGGTGGACGACCCGGCGGGCCAGCTCGCGCGCCTGCTCGCCAACCCGGAGGACGCCGATTTCGCCGCGCGCTTCGAGCGCCTGGCGGCGGCCGAGCGCGCGGAGTTCGGCCGCGCCCTCGAGGCGGAGGCGTCGCCGCTGCGCGAGCGCTGCCGGCTCCCGCTCGGGCCGGAGCTCTCCGACCTGGCCGTGCGGCGCATGGCCACGCGCGGGACGGACGCCGCGGAGGCCTGCCGCGCGATCGAGGAGTCGGTCGCTGCGCTCGATCGCTTCCTCGCCGCGTTCCGCGAGAAGCACGGCATCGTCCTCGAGCCCGACCCGGCGGCGCGCGAGCATCTCGTCCTGCTCGCGGGGGCGGCGCCGGCGGAGGTCGAGGCGGTCTGCGCGCGGGTCTTCGCGAACTACGGGCTCGGCCTGAACCTGCTGCGCGAGCGCACCGGGCGCGACCACTTCACGGTCCCCGTCGAGGCGGTCAGCGACCCGGACGGCCACCTCAACCGCCTGATCCGGGAGAGCTACGCGCAATGA
- a CDS encoding J domain-containing protein — translation MKAKDYYAALGVARGASEDEIKKAYRKLALQYHPDRNKGDKKAEEKFKEISEAYAVLSDKEKRAQFDQFGASDFRKRYSQEDIFRGADFGDAFSGTGIDPNDLFAHLFGGGHGRGPGGGFRVHFGGGAPGGGAGGFDFSQVFGGGGGARGGGPIPGEDIGYELPVTIEEAHHGAEKQVTYQGPAGPRELKVRIPAGIGDGQRLRIPGRGEPGHAGGVAGDLYFTVRIEEHPLYEREGADLLLRREVPFTLVALGGAVEVPTLEGTKKVKIAAGTQPQTRIRLAGHGMAMRGGKRGDFYLIVMPRVPAKVTAKQKALLEQLAEENL, via the coding sequence ATGAAGGCCAAGGACTACTACGCCGCCCTCGGCGTCGCCCGCGGCGCCTCGGAGGACGAGATCAAGAAGGCCTACCGCAAGCTCGCCCTCCAGTACCACCCCGACCGCAACAAGGGCGACAAGAAGGCGGAGGAGAAGTTCAAGGAGATCAGCGAGGCCTACGCCGTGCTCTCCGACAAGGAGAAGCGCGCCCAGTTCGACCAGTTCGGCGCCTCCGACTTCCGCAAGCGCTACAGCCAGGAGGACATCTTCCGGGGGGCGGACTTCGGGGATGCCTTCAGCGGCACCGGCATCGACCCGAACGACCTCTTCGCGCACCTCTTCGGCGGCGGCCACGGCCGCGGTCCCGGCGGCGGCTTCCGCGTGCACTTCGGCGGCGGCGCGCCGGGGGGCGGCGCGGGCGGCTTCGACTTCAGCCAGGTGTTCGGCGGGGGCGGGGGCGCGCGCGGCGGCGGGCCCATCCCCGGCGAGGACATCGGGTACGAGCTGCCGGTCACGATCGAGGAGGCGCACCACGGCGCGGAGAAGCAGGTGACCTACCAGGGGCCGGCCGGCCCGCGCGAGCTGAAGGTGCGGATCCCCGCGGGGATCGGCGACGGGCAGCGCCTGCGCATCCCCGGCCGCGGCGAGCCGGGCCACGCCGGGGGCGTCGCGGGCGATCTCTACTTCACGGTGCGGATCGAGGAGCACCCGCTCTACGAGCGCGAGGGGGCGGACCTCCTGCTGCGCCGCGAGGTGCCCTTCACGCTGGTCGCCCTCGGCGGCGCGGTGGAGGTGCCGACGCTCGAGGGGACGAAGAAGGTCAAGATCGCCGCCGGCACGCAGCCGCAGACGCGCATCCGGCTCGCGGGCCACGGCATGGCGATGCGCGGCGGCAAGCGCGGCGACTTCTACCTCATCGTCATGCCGCGGGTGCCGGCCAAGGTCACCGCGAAGCAGAAGGCGCTGCTCGAGCAGCTCGCGGAGGAGAATCTCTAG
- a CDS encoding glycosyltransferase family 2 protein: MRITLLVCTLNEIEGMRIIMPRIDPRWVDEILVVDGGSTDGTVEWARENGYRVHVQRRPGLRNAYCEALELISGEVFIPFSPDGNSLPEVIPVLAAKIREGWAHVIATRYGFGAKSEDDDLATGFGNWLFPALVNLAFGTGFTDVLGMYRAIRVDVFRALRLHLDATYRLEDAITRCTMGCEPLLSMRLAKYRLPCSEVPGDEPRRIGGVRKLKVFRWGCGHLIQLAKERLGRRDPAVTAALEALSLTRRGS, translated from the coding sequence ATGAGGATCACGCTCCTGGTCTGCACCCTCAACGAGATCGAAGGCATGAGGATCATCATGCCCCGGATCGACCCCCGCTGGGTGGACGAGATCCTCGTCGTCGACGGCGGATCCACCGACGGGACGGTCGAGTGGGCGCGGGAGAACGGCTACCGTGTCCACGTGCAGCGCCGTCCCGGACTGCGCAACGCCTACTGCGAAGCGCTGGAGCTGATCTCGGGCGAGGTCTTCATCCCCTTCAGCCCGGACGGGAATTCGCTGCCGGAGGTGATCCCGGTCCTCGCGGCGAAGATCCGCGAGGGCTGGGCCCACGTCATCGCGACGCGCTACGGCTTCGGCGCGAAGAGCGAGGACGACGATCTGGCGACCGGCTTCGGCAACTGGCTGTTCCCGGCGCTGGTCAACCTCGCCTTCGGGACGGGCTTCACGGACGTCCTCGGCATGTACCGGGCGATCAGGGTCGACGTCTTCCGGGCGCTGAGGCTGCACCTCGACGCCACCTATCGCCTCGAGGACGCGATCACCCGTTGCACGATGGGGTGCGAACCGCTGCTTTCGATGAGGCTGGCGAAGTACCGTCTCCCCTGCAGCGAGGTGCCCGGCGACGAACCCCGGCGCATCGGCGGCGTGCGCAAGCTCAAGGTCTTCCGCTGGGGCTGCGGCCACCTGATCCAGTTGGCGAAGGAGCGCCTCGGCAGACGCGACCCCGCCGTCACCGCCGCGCTCGAGGCGCTCTCCCTGACGCGACGGGGTTCCTGA
- a CDS encoding radical SAM protein has product MATEKVVLVDIYPQLQDLHGVYALSSVLKQAGARTSYLADRNRERLLRTVVASDPDLVCYSTMSGEMSEYVAFDRRLKERWKGVSLIGGAGPTYSADILRGTTIQAYCVGEGEHAILDFVRSGFTPAKNIVACGGRDAGPYHRLADLDAMPFPDRDIVYREDSLRRDMTSKQFFSGRGCPYRCTYCFNHAFAEKFGTCGPPVRKKSVGYLLEEIEGVRRRYPLRVVSFNEDTFILDRAWFFAFAEAYPRRIGLPYTCNIRANLVDEELVRALKESGCVGVNWSIESGDEGIRNDVLKRAMSEEQIVRTGDLLAKYRIPHRVGNVIGVPGESFEQMLATVRLNSRVRPVLALGSIFAPYPGLRLTDTAVRMGLYTPAPGAWPQNYLRCDLELPAAQRRRIERLTCLFPLLVRRPRLLESRTWMRLLFALPTPALRLFWVYLYSTALARLYRVGGSPVQKARFAWRAFLNFMRT; this is encoded by the coding sequence TTGGCGACTGAGAAGGTCGTCCTCGTCGACATCTACCCCCAGCTTCAGGATCTGCACGGGGTGTACGCCCTCTCCAGCGTCCTGAAGCAGGCCGGCGCCCGGACGTCGTATCTCGCCGATCGCAACCGGGAGCGCCTGCTGCGCACGGTCGTGGCGTCCGATCCGGACCTGGTCTGCTACTCGACGATGTCCGGCGAGATGTCCGAGTACGTGGCCTTCGACCGCCGCCTCAAGGAACGCTGGAAGGGCGTGTCGCTGATCGGCGGGGCCGGTCCCACCTACAGTGCGGACATCCTGCGGGGAACGACGATCCAGGCCTATTGCGTCGGGGAGGGGGAACACGCGATCCTCGACTTCGTCCGCAGCGGCTTCACGCCCGCGAAGAACATCGTCGCCTGCGGCGGACGGGACGCCGGCCCCTACCACCGGCTGGCCGACCTCGACGCCATGCCGTTCCCCGACCGCGACATCGTCTATCGGGAGGACTCGCTCCGGCGCGACATGACCTCCAAGCAGTTCTTCTCGGGGCGGGGGTGCCCCTACCGCTGCACCTATTGCTTCAACCACGCCTTCGCCGAGAAGTTCGGCACGTGCGGGCCGCCCGTGCGCAAGAAGAGCGTCGGCTACCTGCTCGAGGAGATCGAGGGCGTGCGCCGGCGCTACCCCCTGCGGGTCGTCTCGTTCAACGAGGACACCTTCATCCTCGACCGGGCGTGGTTCTTCGCCTTCGCCGAGGCCTATCCGCGGAGAATCGGCCTCCCCTACACGTGCAACATCCGCGCGAACCTCGTGGACGAAGAGCTGGTGAGGGCGCTCAAGGAGAGCGGGTGCGTGGGTGTCAACTGGAGCATCGAGAGCGGCGACGAGGGCATACGCAACGACGTGCTCAAGCGCGCGATGAGCGAGGAGCAGATCGTGCGCACGGGGGACCTGCTGGCGAAGTACCGCATCCCCCACCGCGTCGGCAACGTCATCGGGGTCCCCGGGGAGAGCTTCGAACAGATGCTCGCCACCGTCCGGCTCAACAGCCGCGTGCGGCCGGTCCTGGCGCTGGGCAGCATCTTCGCGCCTTACCCGGGGCTCAGACTCACGGACACCGCGGTCCGGATGGGGCTCTACACGCCCGCGCCGGGGGCCTGGCCCCAGAACTACCTGCGCTGCGACCTCGAGCTGCCTGCGGCGCAGCGTCGGCGCATCGAGCGGCTGACCTGTCTGTTCCCGCTGCTGGTCCGCCGCCCGCGGCTGCTCGAGAGCCGGACGTGGATGCGGCTCCTGTTCGCGCTGCCGACGCCGGCACTGCGCCTGTTCTGGGTCTACCTGTACTCGACGGCGCTCGCCCGCCTCTATCGCGTCGGCGGCTCGCCCGTGCAGAAGGCGCGCTTCGCCTGGCGGGCCTTCCTGAACTTCATGCGCACCTGA
- a CDS encoding radical SAM protein, translated as MGTDILLVNVGGARKLVYQDLSAEFSAVDPPFWAALTAGFLRRRGFSVSILDAGALNLDAGEAAAAAAAVGARITNIVVHGQQANTCAPLMTAVRALCSALKTARPDMTVTLSGWHPTALPERTMREEACDMLAEGEGFLTLLGLLRDDPREHVPGLWWREAGALRRTPRPPNIEDLDAELPEVAWDLLPLASGRYRAFNWMTLQDLASRDRVASMLTSLGCPYRCSFCAIHAAYGEHRVRSWSPAWALRQVDILHREHGVVHINLNDEFFVLAPRHYLPIAEGLVRRGYGLNLCAFARVDRVDAMDARELRLLKRAGFNWLKLGIESADPGVLRRARKGAYGPDVTRRAVRKIHDAGIDVCANFIFGLPGDTRETMEATLGLAFELECAFPSFFCAMAPPGSELYDQCLRDGTPLPREWAGYAQQGYEFLPLPTAALDAAEILAFRDAAFDRYFRDPGYLAMIERKFGAAARRHLERMTGIRLRRRLLGD; from the coding sequence GTGGGGACCGACATCCTCCTCGTCAACGTCGGGGGGGCCAGGAAGCTGGTCTATCAGGACCTGTCCGCGGAATTCTCCGCCGTCGACCCGCCGTTCTGGGCCGCGCTCACCGCCGGCTTCCTGCGACGCCGGGGTTTTTCGGTGTCCATCCTCGATGCCGGCGCGCTCAACCTCGATGCCGGGGAGGCCGCGGCGGCGGCGGCGGCGGTCGGCGCCCGCATCACGAACATCGTCGTCCACGGCCAGCAGGCCAACACCTGCGCGCCGCTGATGACCGCCGTGCGCGCGCTCTGCTCCGCCCTCAAGACCGCGCGGCCGGACATGACCGTCACGCTGTCGGGATGGCACCCCACGGCCCTGCCGGAGCGCACGATGCGCGAGGAGGCGTGCGACATGCTGGCAGAGGGTGAGGGCTTCCTGACGCTGCTCGGGCTGCTGCGGGACGATCCGCGGGAGCACGTGCCGGGGCTCTGGTGGCGGGAGGCCGGAGCGCTGCGCCGCACCCCCCGTCCGCCGAACATCGAGGACCTCGACGCCGAGCTCCCCGAGGTCGCCTGGGATCTGCTGCCGCTCGCGAGCGGGCGGTACCGCGCCTTCAACTGGATGACGCTCCAGGACCTCGCCTCCCGCGACCGCGTCGCCTCGATGCTCACGAGCCTCGGCTGCCCTTACCGCTGCTCCTTCTGCGCGATACACGCGGCGTACGGTGAGCACCGCGTGCGCTCCTGGAGCCCGGCGTGGGCGCTGCGCCAGGTGGACATCCTCCACCGGGAGCACGGCGTGGTGCACATCAACCTCAACGACGAGTTCTTCGTGCTCGCCCCCCGGCATTACCTGCCAATAGCGGAGGGACTCGTCCGGCGCGGGTATGGCCTGAACCTCTGCGCCTTTGCCCGGGTCGACCGGGTCGACGCGATGGACGCGCGGGAATTGCGGCTGCTCAAGCGCGCCGGCTTCAACTGGCTCAAGCTGGGAATCGAGTCCGCGGACCCGGGTGTGCTCAGACGCGCGCGCAAGGGCGCCTACGGCCCCGACGTGACGCGGCGGGCCGTGCGGAAGATCCACGACGCGGGGATCGACGTCTGCGCCAACTTCATCTTCGGCCTGCCCGGCGACACCCGGGAGACGATGGAGGCGACGCTCGGCCTGGCGTTCGAGCTCGAGTGCGCCTTCCCGAGCTTCTTCTGCGCGATGGCCCCGCCCGGCTCGGAGCTCTACGATCAGTGCCTGCGGGACGGCACCCCCCTGCCCCGCGAGTGGGCAGGCTACGCGCAGCAGGGCTACGAGTTCCTGCCGCTCCCCACCGCGGCCCTGGACGCCGCGGAGATTCTCGCGTTCCGCGACGCGGCGTTCGACCGCTATTTCAGGGATCCGGGCTACCTGGCGATGATCGAGAGGAAGTTCGGCGCCGCGGCGCGGCGGCACCTCGAGCGCATGACGGGCATCCGGCTCAGGAGGCGGCTGCTTGGCGACTGA
- a CDS encoding transketolase C-terminal domain-containing protein, producing MRRAFARALEGLADRDPRVVFLTGDMGFEMFDGFAARHGPRYVNVGIAEAQLVAAAAGLALEGFRPVVYSIAAFMTGRPFEQIRVALAYHRLPVVVVGAGGGYSYANCGVTHHAPDDLALMALLPGMTVVAPGDPNEVEALLPQALALEGPSYLRIGKAGEPSYDAPAPAVIGKARLLREGRRIAMLSSGEMAPVALAAHAALAREGRDPEVWQFHTVKPLDTATLDRLAGRFRALLLLEESTPLGGLGSAVAAWHSGLGGPRPQLVRLGPHDALALGSPRRDTLRRRWGYDVAAAIDTCRGLWGE from the coding sequence ATGCGGCGAGCCTTCGCCCGCGCACTCGAGGGGCTTGCCGATCGCGACCCGCGGGTGGTCTTCCTGACCGGGGACATGGGCTTCGAGATGTTCGACGGTTTCGCGGCCAGGCACGGGCCGCGGTACGTGAACGTCGGCATCGCCGAGGCGCAGCTGGTTGCCGCGGCCGCGGGGCTGGCGCTGGAAGGGTTCCGGCCCGTCGTGTACTCCATCGCGGCATTCATGACCGGCCGGCCCTTCGAGCAGATCAGGGTCGCGCTCGCCTACCACCGCCTCCCCGTCGTGGTCGTCGGCGCCGGCGGCGGCTACAGCTATGCCAACTGCGGCGTCACGCACCACGCGCCCGACGACCTTGCCCTGATGGCGCTGCTTCCGGGAATGACCGTGGTCGCCCCCGGGGACCCGAACGAGGTCGAGGCGCTGCTTCCCCAGGCGCTGGCGCTCGAAGGGCCCTCCTACCTTCGGATCGGCAAGGCGGGCGAGCCGTCGTACGACGCTCCCGCTCCGGCCGTCATCGGCAAGGCGCGGCTGCTTCGCGAGGGACGGAGGATCGCCATGCTCTCCTCCGGGGAGATGGCCCCCGTCGCGCTGGCGGCGCACGCGGCCCTCGCCCGCGAGGGCAGGGACCCGGAGGTCTGGCAGTTCCACACGGTGAAGCCGCTCGACACCGCGACGCTGGACCGGCTCGCGGGCCGCTTCCGGGCATTGCTGCTCCTCGAGGAGTCGACGCCGCTCGGGGGCCTGGGCTCGGCCGTCGCAGCCTGGCACTCGGGCCTGGGCGGCCCCCGTCCGCAGCTCGTGCGCCTCGGTCCGCACGACGCGCTCGCGCTCGGCAGTCCCAGGCGCGACACCCTGCGGCGGCGCTGGGGGTACGACGTGGCGGCGGCGATCGACACCTGCCGCGGCCTCTGGGGGGAGTGA
- a CDS encoding transketolase has translation MSGRRGIPDIARLERLAREARATCVQMAFDAGEGHLSSSLSQAGVLVALYHAWLDVDPADPKAPHRDRFFLSKGHGCASLYAVLAQRGLLPRETLGEFGREGGPLSNHPCAHALPLLEASSGSLGQSLGIAAGVLYGLRLKGAGGRAAVLLGDGECNEGSVWEAAMFAAAQKLDRLLAIVDCNGIQAVGRTGELTGHTSIEEKFLAFGWAARAVDGSNMREVVEALQAVPFVPGRPSAIVARTRTGVSFMDGDVLWHYRKPDAEELARALAELGERPLHRRDGA, from the coding sequence GTGAGCGGCCGGCGCGGGATCCCGGACATCGCCCGCCTCGAGCGCCTGGCGCGCGAGGCGAGGGCGACCTGTGTCCAGATGGCCTTCGACGCCGGCGAGGGGCATCTGAGTTCCTCGTTGAGCCAGGCCGGGGTGCTCGTCGCGCTCTACCATGCGTGGCTCGACGTCGACCCCGCCGACCCCAAGGCGCCGCACCGCGACCGGTTCTTTCTCTCGAAGGGCCACGGCTGCGCCTCGCTCTACGCGGTGCTGGCCCAGCGGGGCCTGCTGCCGCGCGAGACGCTGGGCGAATTCGGGCGTGAAGGCGGACCGCTGTCGAACCACCCCTGTGCCCACGCCCTGCCGCTGCTCGAGGCCTCGTCCGGCAGCCTGGGCCAGTCGCTCGGGATCGCCGCCGGGGTGCTCTACGGGCTGCGGCTCAAGGGCGCCGGGGGCCGCGCCGCCGTGCTCCTCGGCGACGGGGAGTGCAACGAGGGCAGCGTCTGGGAGGCCGCGATGTTCGCCGCCGCGCAGAAGCTCGACCGCCTGCTGGCGATCGTGGACTGCAACGGCATCCAGGCCGTCGGGCGGACCGGCGAGCTGACGGGCCACACCAGCATCGAGGAGAAGTTCCTCGCCTTCGGCTGGGCGGCGCGCGCGGTGGACGGCTCGAACATGCGCGAGGTTGTCGAAGCGCTCCAGGCCGTGCCTTTTGTTCCGGGGCGCCCGTCCGCCATCGTGGCCCGCACGCGCACGGGCGTCTCGTTCATGGACGGCGACGTCCTCTGGCACTATCGGAAGCCTGACGCGGAGGAACTCGCGCGGGCGCTCGCCGAACTGGGGGAGCGGCCCCTGCACCGGCGGGACGGCGCCTGA
- a CDS encoding NAD(P)-dependent oxidoreductase has translation MAHTVLVTGGAGYLGSVLVPELLRRGHAVTVVDSFLYRQQSLLECCHDPNLRIVRGDARDPDVLRRPLAGADYVIPLAALVGAPLCDRDAVGATTTNRDAVATLTRLASAEQRFVLPCTNSGYGIGARDAPCTEEMPLKPISLYGRTKVEAERIVLEHGGISLRLATVFGMSPRMRLDLLVNDFTYRALRDRYLVVFEGHFRRNYLHVRDVAAAFIHAMEHFESMRGEAYNAGLSDANLTKLELCAKIKEQIPGFLFLEAPLGEDPDKRDYLVSNRKIEATGFRPAHSLEAGIAEIIRGYPVICHGPYGNV, from the coding sequence ATGGCTCACACCGTGTTGGTGACCGGCGGCGCGGGGTACCTCGGGTCGGTGCTTGTTCCGGAACTGCTCCGCCGCGGCCATGCGGTGACCGTCGTCGATTCGTTCCTCTACCGCCAGCAGTCGCTCCTGGAGTGCTGCCACGACCCCAACCTGCGGATCGTCCGCGGAGATGCGCGCGACCCCGACGTGCTGCGCCGTCCGCTCGCCGGCGCGGACTACGTCATCCCCCTCGCCGCGCTCGTCGGGGCGCCGCTCTGCGACCGGGACGCGGTGGGCGCCACGACCACCAACCGGGACGCGGTCGCGACGCTCACGCGGCTGGCGTCGGCGGAACAACGCTTCGTCCTGCCCTGCACCAACAGCGGCTATGGGATCGGCGCCAGGGACGCGCCGTGCACCGAAGAGATGCCGCTGAAGCCGATCTCCCTCTACGGACGGACGAAGGTCGAGGCCGAGCGGATCGTCCTCGAGCACGGCGGCATCTCCCTGCGCCTGGCCACGGTCTTCGGCATGTCGCCGCGGATGCGCCTCGACCTGCTGGTCAACGACTTCACCTACCGCGCGCTGCGGGACCGGTACCTCGTGGTCTTCGAGGGGCACTTCCGCAGGAACTACCTCCACGTCAGGGACGTCGCCGCGGCCTTCATCCACGCGATGGAGCACTTCGAGTCCATGCGGGGCGAGGCGTACAACGCCGGCCTGTCGGACGCCAACCTGACGAAGCTCGAGCTGTGCGCGAAGATCAAGGAGCAGATCCCGGGCTTCCTCTTCCTGGAGGCGCCCCTCGGCGAGGACCCGGACAAGCGCGACTACCTCGTCTCCAACCGGAAGATCGAGGCCACCGGCTTCCGTCCCGCGCACTCCCTCGAAGCGGGGATCGCCGAGATCATCCGCGGCTATCCCGTCATCTGCCATGGCCCCTACGGCAACGTCTGA